The Gorilla gorilla gorilla isolate KB3781 chromosome 11, NHGRI_mGorGor1-v2.1_pri, whole genome shotgun sequence genome contains the following window.
GTAAAACCAAATTAGTAAAGGGACACTTTAATTCCAGCTCGTTAGAGAGCTTCTAAAATCGTTGAGAAAGCCAACACAGCAAATTCTGCGCTGGGGGGCTGAGAAATGCATcgcattttcaaaagaagatgtcCTTGCTTTCTCGTGGTTTCTCTCACCCACGCAGTTCAACACACAGAAAACCTTCTCTGTGGCTTTCACAGGGATCTCCAGTGAAGGTGGGAAGCCGTTCTTGAGAACGAGAAAAATACGGTGGCCCAGCAAGGTCAACTAATTTTCCCCAAGTTCTGCCACGtccagtcccagctctggtcTCCTGACTCTGGCAGGGGGAACATTTGCACTGTTCTTGTTCCTTACCCCAGGAGCTGGCCTATTGCACAACCTCAGGAAACAGCCCCTATGCAATCCTGGCCCACAGAGCGGACATGTTCTGGTTTTTATTCAGCAGCTTTTTTATGAAGTGTGTTTTCCTTTCCCATCATGTCATCTGGAAGCAATTCCTCCCAACAGCTGGATTTGCTTTCACAATTGGTAAACACGGCGAATGGAAGGCCGGGGACGATGCGGAGCTCCCCGGAGGAGCCTTGTCCCCACCCGCTTGGCTCGGGTTCTGAAGCTTATCGCGGGTCCCTGCACAAGCCTCATCAAAATCGAGGGCGTCCTCCAGGAGGCGACCCACATTGCATTCCCCGCTTAAGAGGGTCAACGTGTTCTTCGGGGGAGAAATTTTCTGAATGCTTTGCAGATAAAATTGATCAGATGCAGGCCAGATTGCCAGCTGCCGGGGCCGCGTGCGCCTGTGGAGGCCCCACCAGCGCGGGGCACCAGCGCCTCGGGGTCCGGGGGAGGCCTCTCTCTGCATCGCCGCCACCAAAGCCAGTAAGAGAGGGCAAAACCCCAACGAGCACTGACTGGGCCGTCAAGGAAGATGAATGTCTCCCCAAAAGTGCTCCTCGGGGACAAGTTTCCACGCAGATGCAACCGGAACGCCGGCCAGGCTCCGGAAGGCGAGGCCCAGAGCGCAGCGGCCTCCAAGCGCCGGCTCAGCCTGTCGCCTCCGCAGCCAGGGCCCAGGAGGCCGCTCTTCCGGGGTCACCAACACGGCTCGTTCTGAGCCTAGAGGCTCAGGGCACAGTGTGAGCCGGAATACGGTGTAGGGGACACAGCTCAGGCCCCAGGCACTCCCTCCTGTCGCGGAAGAAATGCTGTTCTTTGATCAATGTTTCTAATGTGGGGAAACCAGCCGAGCACGTGGCTGAACTCTCGGAGGGAGCACGGAGTGCTGGTGAGCCCCCGCTCTGATGCACAGAGAAGCTGTTGGCCAGGCAGGGGTGGGTTGCAGAGGCTTCCTTCCATGCACCACCAACCCTGTGGGCAGCCAGGGCCTAGCTCTCATGAAGGGGCCTTCCCAGGGCAAAGTGGGCCTCTGACTGCAACGTTCTCTGGGCAGAGATAGGCATCCTTCCCACTGCACAAACAAAAGGAGACCGTCAAGGGGAGAGGCTCACCAGAGGACCCTGGTGAGGGCGACGCCCAGCTCCTCAGCACAAGTCTGTGCTTCTTCCATGGAGCCCGTTTGCCTGGGCCCAGCGCGTGCGGAGTGCGTTCCTTCTCGCTCCCTCTGTCCTGTgggccctcctctctctccctccagcctGGTGGAAGCTTTATTCTCGTCGGGGGCCAGAGGACAGAAACTACATCATACATTTTCCCGTGCGTCATGGTATCTTGCCTGGAATTTTGAAAATCTGTGAGTTTCTGGTTTTTCCATGGCAAGGCTCATTCCTCCAGACCTTAGTCACTCTGCTCTGGCTGCCTGGACTGTTAGGGAGGGGCCTCAGGGCGCACCTGGAGAAATTCACTGGGGCCCAGGTCAGAGGGATGGGTGGGTAAGAGCAACCCCTTCCTTAATAGTTCAAAATGGCCCTCTGGCTTAAAGAGACCGAAGCCACGTAACAACCAAATGCAATGTGTGGGCCGTGTTTGGATCCTGATTCAAACAAACCAACTGGAAGAGGAGATTTGGGGATAATCAGGAAGATTTGAATTGGGACTGTGTAGCAGAAAATAGCAaagaattattgttaattttgatATGTGCGATAATGGTGTGGTAGTTATAGAAGAAAACATTCTTATCTTTTAAATGGTGTATATTAAAGTATTTAAGGGTGAAATATAATGTCTggagtttgtttttaaatacaaagaaaaaaacaaaagatgaacCAAACATGCTAAGGTGTTAATGGTTAAATCTAGATGATGGCTGGATGGGATTCTTTTATactattctctccactttttgtttttttttggggggggggacagagttttgctctgtcacccaggctggagtgcagtggtgcgatctcagctcactgcaacctctgcctcctgtgttcaagcgattctcctgcctcatgctcccgagtagctgggactacaggcgcctgccaccacgcctggctaatttttgtatttttagtagagacagggtttcaccatgttggccaggctggtcttgaactcctgacctcaggtgatccacccatctctgcctcccaaagtgctgg
Protein-coding sequences here:
- the LOC101125400 gene encoding uncharacterized protein; this encodes MSSGSNSSQQLDLLSQLVNTANGRPGTMRSSPEEPCPHPLGSGSEAYRGSLHKPHQNRGRPPGGDPHCIPRLRGSTCSSGEKFSECFADKIDQMQARLPAAGAACACGGPTSAGHQRLGVRGRPLSASPPPKPVREGKTPTSTDWAVKEDECLPKSAPRGQVSTQMQPERRPGSGRRGPERSGLQAPAQPVASAARAQEAALPGSPTRLVLSLEAQGTV